One region of Pseudomonas sp. B21-040 genomic DNA includes:
- a CDS encoding LysR substrate-binding domain-containing protein codes for MFELTQLRCFTTVATELNFRRAAERLNMTQPPLSRQIQLLEHHLGVELFTRSTRSVALTAAGRAFFIEAQNLLERAQQAAVTARRFAEGDIGSVNISFVGSAVYEFLPKVIAEARLKQPHVKIDLAEMNTYQQHEALRARRIDLGIVRAPLLEPGYATECLVREPFVLAVPSRHPLASAETVSVKDLDAQPFLMYSHAAYPPFNELLTGMLRSARVAPEYVQWLGSSLTILALVNAGMGLALVPRCATSVVFKNVVFRDIDLGEGVQSELHLIWRENNDNPAFAMLLEGIRKAVREGWGL; via the coding sequence ATGTTCGAACTGACCCAACTGCGCTGCTTCACCACCGTGGCCACTGAACTCAACTTCCGTCGTGCCGCCGAACGACTGAACATGACTCAACCGCCCCTGAGTCGACAGATCCAATTGTTGGAGCATCACCTGGGTGTCGAGTTGTTCACCCGCTCCACCCGCAGCGTCGCCCTCACCGCCGCCGGCCGCGCCTTCTTCATCGAAGCGCAGAACTTGCTGGAGCGCGCCCAGCAAGCCGCCGTCACTGCCCGGCGTTTTGCCGAAGGCGACATTGGTTCGGTCAACATCAGCTTCGTGGGCAGCGCCGTGTACGAGTTCCTGCCCAAGGTCATAGCCGAAGCACGGCTCAAACAACCCCACGTCAAAATCGATCTGGCGGAGATGAACACCTACCAGCAGCACGAAGCCCTTCGCGCCCGGCGTATCGATCTGGGTATCGTCCGCGCGCCCTTGCTGGAACCGGGTTACGCCACCGAGTGCCTGGTGCGCGAGCCCTTTGTCTTGGCCGTCCCCAGTCGCCACCCGCTGGCCAGTGCCGAAACCGTGTCCGTCAAAGACCTCGACGCGCAACCGTTCCTGATGTACTCCCACGCCGCCTACCCGCCCTTCAACGAACTATTGACCGGCATGCTGCGCTCAGCCCGCGTCGCTCCGGAATACGTGCAATGGCTCGGTTCGTCACTGACGATTCTGGCGCTGGTCAACGCCGGAATGGGCCTGGCCCTGGTCCCTCGCTGCGCCACCAGCGTGGTGTTCAAGAACGTGGTGTTTCGGGATATCGATCTGGGGGAAGGCGTACAGAGCGAGCTGCATTTGATCTGGCGCGAGAACAATGACAACCCGGCGTTTGCGATGTTGCTGGAGGGGATTCGCAAGGCTGTGAGGGAGGGATGGGGGTTGTAA
- a CDS encoding MFS transporter, whose protein sequence is MKTLQSPPDPNVLARAAAKVKRHVLPLFVVMFIVNYIDRVNIGFVRSHMETDLGIGAAAYGLGAGLFFIGYAIFEVPSNMLLQRYGARAWLTRIMFTWGAAAMAMAFVRGETSFYVLRFILGAAEAGFFPGIIYYFTQWLPSTERGKAMAIFLSGSAIASVISGPVSGALLNVSGFSLHGWQWMFLIEGFASIVLCGFVWSWLQSHPREAKWLSVEEKDALTGAIALEQQAREAAQTIKPSMFKLLADKQIALFCFIYFSIALTIYGATFWLPSMIKKMGNLGDFQVGLFNSIPWLISIVAMYGFAAMASKWKYQQAWVALTLVIAAFGMFMSTTGGPIFAFVAICFAAIGFKAASALFWPIPQGYLDARIAAAVIALINSIGNLGGFVAPTAFGFLEQKTGSIEGGLYGLAATSLVAAVVIFFARTAPRGDALRSLNGKPAEDAACKTSTSQPALSSGSKGAAS, encoded by the coding sequence TTGAAAACCCTCCAGAGTCCGCCGGACCCGAATGTGCTTGCCCGCGCCGCGGCCAAGGTGAAGCGCCATGTGTTGCCGCTGTTTGTGGTGATGTTCATCGTCAACTACATCGACCGGGTCAACATCGGCTTCGTACGCAGCCACATGGAAACCGACCTGGGCATCGGCGCAGCGGCCTATGGCCTGGGCGCCGGGCTGTTCTTCATCGGTTACGCGATATTCGAAGTACCCTCCAACATGCTGCTGCAGCGTTACGGTGCTCGTGCCTGGTTGACGCGCATCATGTTCACTTGGGGCGCAGCTGCCATGGCCATGGCCTTCGTGCGTGGCGAAACCAGCTTCTATGTACTGCGCTTCATTCTCGGCGCGGCCGAAGCGGGTTTTTTTCCGGGCATCATTTACTACTTCACCCAGTGGCTGCCGTCGACTGAACGGGGCAAAGCCATGGCGATCTTTCTCAGCGGTTCGGCCATTGCTTCGGTCATTTCCGGCCCGGTGTCCGGTGCGCTGCTGAACGTCAGCGGTTTCAGCCTGCATGGCTGGCAGTGGATGTTCCTGATTGAAGGCTTCGCCTCCATCGTCCTGTGCGGTTTTGTCTGGTCCTGGCTGCAATCCCATCCGCGTGAAGCGAAATGGCTGAGCGTCGAAGAAAAAGACGCCCTGACTGGCGCCATCGCGCTGGAACAGCAAGCTCGCGAAGCCGCGCAGACGATCAAGCCGTCGATGTTCAAACTGCTGGCCGACAAGCAAATTGCCCTGTTCTGTTTTATCTACTTTTCCATTGCCCTGACCATCTATGGCGCCACGTTCTGGCTGCCGAGCATGATCAAAAAAATGGGCAACCTCGGTGACTTCCAGGTCGGCCTGTTCAACTCGATACCGTGGCTGATTTCCATCGTCGCGATGTATGGCTTCGCCGCCATGGCCAGCAAGTGGAAATACCAGCAGGCCTGGGTGGCGTTGACGCTGGTGATTGCGGCGTTCGGCATGTTCATGTCGACCACCGGCGGACCGATCTTCGCCTTTGTCGCCATCTGTTTTGCGGCCATTGGTTTCAAGGCCGCCTCGGCGTTGTTCTGGCCGATTCCGCAAGGCTATCTGGATGCGCGCATCGCCGCGGCGGTGATCGCCCTGATCAACTCCATCGGCAACCTGGGTGGTTTCGTGGCCCCGACGGCGTTCGGTTTTCTCGAACAAAAAACCGGGTCTATCGAGGGTGGGCTTTACGGCCTGGCCGCCACATCCCTGGTCGCGGCCGTGGTGATCTTTTTCGCTCGCACGGCCCCTCGTGGCGACGCCTTGCGCTCGCTGAACGGCAAACCCGCGGAGGACGCCGCCTGCAAAACATCCACCAGTCAACCCGCCTTGAGTTCAGGTTCAAAGGGAGCAGCCTCTTGA
- a CDS encoding glucarate dehydratase family protein codes for MKIKRVTVTPIAFRDPPLLNASGIHEPFALRSIIEIESDNGYIGLGESYGDAPALAIQQQLQDKLIGLDPFNLNQLRAIVQATVAANKPASIAGAELAPGSHASKAVSNAYSAFEVAFLDLQAHSLNVPLVDLLGGAIRDEIPFSAYLFFKYAQHIDSPYKPDSWGEALNEEQIVAQARRMIETYGFKSIKLKAGALEPEHEVACIKALKKAFPGYPLRIDPNANWSLETSIRMAELLGDDLQYYEDPTPGLEGMSELHKRTGLPLATNMVVTDFDEFRRSVALNSVQIVLADHHYWGGLRDTQALAKMCQTFGLGVSMHSNSHLGISLMAMAHVAASVPNLDYACDTHYPWQEPDEEVIKGGKLPIVDGCVKITRAPGLGLELDHDQLGKLHDQYLTCGIRQRDDVKQMQRYKPEWKTVKPRF; via the coding sequence TTGAAAATCAAACGAGTCACCGTCACCCCCATCGCTTTCCGTGATCCGCCACTGCTCAATGCCAGTGGTATCCACGAGCCGTTCGCGCTGCGCTCGATCATCGAGATCGAGAGCGACAATGGCTACATTGGCCTGGGTGAGAGCTACGGCGACGCTCCGGCGCTGGCGATCCAGCAGCAATTGCAAGACAAGCTGATCGGCCTCGACCCGTTCAACCTCAATCAGCTGCGCGCCATCGTCCAGGCCACCGTGGCGGCGAACAAACCGGCGAGCATCGCCGGCGCGGAACTGGCGCCCGGTTCTCACGCCAGCAAAGCGGTGAGCAACGCGTATTCGGCGTTCGAAGTGGCGTTCCTGGATTTGCAGGCGCACTCGCTGAACGTGCCGTTGGTGGACTTGCTCGGCGGTGCGATCCGTGACGAGATTCCGTTCAGCGCCTACCTGTTTTTCAAGTACGCCCAGCACATTGATTCGCCTTACAAGCCCGACAGCTGGGGGGAAGCGCTGAACGAAGAACAGATCGTCGCCCAGGCTCGGCGCATGATCGAGACCTATGGTTTCAAGAGCATCAAGCTCAAGGCTGGCGCGCTGGAGCCGGAGCATGAAGTGGCGTGCATCAAGGCGCTGAAAAAGGCCTTCCCGGGTTACCCGCTGCGGATCGATCCGAACGCTAACTGGTCCCTGGAAACCTCGATTCGCATGGCTGAATTGCTGGGCGACGACCTGCAATATTACGAAGACCCGACGCCGGGCCTGGAAGGGATGTCCGAACTGCACAAACGCACCGGCCTGCCGCTGGCGACCAACATGGTGGTGACTGATTTCGATGAATTCCGCCGCAGTGTGGCCTTGAACAGTGTGCAGATCGTTCTTGCCGATCACCACTATTGGGGCGGCCTGCGCGACACCCAGGCGCTGGCGAAAATGTGCCAGACCTTTGGTTTGGGCGTGTCCATGCATTCCAATTCGCACCTGGGCATCAGCCTGATGGCCATGGCCCACGTCGCCGCGTCGGTGCCGAATCTCGATTACGCCTGCGACACGCATTACCCGTGGCAGGAGCCGGACGAAGAAGTGATCAAGGGCGGCAAGCTGCCGATCGTCGATGGTTGCGTGAAAATCACCCGCGCGCCGGGGTTGGGCCTGGAGCTGGATCACGATCAACTCGGCAAACTGCATGACCAATACCTGACGTGCGGCATTCGCCAGCGCGATGATGTGAAACAGATGCAGCGTTACAAACCGGAGTGGAAAACCGTCAAGCCACGTTTTTGA